The Geobacillus genomosp. 3 genome segment TAGTAAATCGGAATTGGCGATTGTTTATCGATCATGGCGCATCCACCCGCCGCTTTTCCTTCGGAATGAGCGTGAGCGCCGCCTGGTCGGCAATGATGGTGACGTCCGGATGAAGGTGAAGCGCTGAAGCCGGCAGTTCGGGCGATACGATGCCTTCAACCAGCCGGGCGATCGCCTCTGCTTTTGCCGCTCCCGACGCCAACAGCACGATGCGGCGGCTTCGCAAAATGGTAGCGATTCCCATCGTAATCGCCTGGCGCGGCACCGCATCAAGCGACGGGAAAAAACGGGCGTTCGCCTCGCGCGTGGAAGCGGCGAGCTTGACGACGTGGGTGGCGGATGAAAACGGCGTCCCTGGCTCGTTAAAGCCGATATGGCCGTTGCGGCCGATGCCCAAAAGCTGCAAGTCGATGCCGCCCAATTCGTCGATGAGCCGCTCATAGCGGCGGCATTCTTCATCAAGATCAGCGGCCAACCCATTCGGCACATGCGTCTGATGAAGCGGGATGTCAAGCTTTGAAAACAAATGCTCATTCATATAATGGCGATAGCTGTTCGGATGATCCGGGCCAAGGCCTACGTATTCATCCAAATTGACCGTACGCACGAGCCGATACGATGTCCCATGTTGCCGGTGATCGGCGGCCAATTGACGGTACACGCCGAGCATCGTTGAGCCCGTCGCCAAGCCAAGGACGGCGTCGGCCTTTTCCCTGACCTGTCCAGTGATGATTTCTGCCGCCCGGCGGCTCATGTCGGCGTAATCAGCTGTTTCGATGAGCTTCATGGCCGTTCCCCCCTGTTCCTAGCCTTTCTGTTCCGATTGGCTTGCTGTAGGCAAGCACACCGCGGCAAAACGTCATGATCACTTCGTATTGTTCGTTCAAGATGACAAGGTCGGCATCTTTGCCCGGATGCAAACTTCCTTTCCGGTCAGACACACGGAGCTGCTTAGCCGGATTCCAGCTCGCCATGCGGATGACCTCTTCGAGCGTGCAGCCGGTATAGTCGAGCACATGGCGAATGGCCTCGCCAAGCTTGAGTACGCTTCCCGCCAGCGTGCCGTCGGCAAGCCGGGCCTCCCCGCCGCGGACGGACACTTCCTGGCCGCCGAGATCGTATTGCCCGTCGCCAAGACATTTGGCGCGCATCGCATCGGTGATTAATATGAGTCCCTCGCTTCCTTTATTCCGGTAAGCGAAACGAACCATTGGCGGCGCGACGTGCAGCCCGTCGGCGATCAGTTCGCACATGACTTCCTCATGCATGAGCACTCCGCCGGCCACGCCCGGCTCGCGGTGGTGAATGCCGCGCATCCCGTTAAATAAATGAGTAGCGTGCGTCACCCCGGCGGCGATGGCCGCTTTCACTTCTTCGTAGACGGCATCGGAATGGCCGATCGAAGCGATCACCCCCGTTTCCTTTAAATAGGCGGTGAGCGCAAGCCCCTCGTCCCGCTCCGGGGCAAGCGTCACAAGGCGAATGTGTCCGCCGGCTGCTTCTTGCCAGCGCTGAAACAGCGAAACGTCAGGGTCGACGAGATGGCGCGGGTGTTGCGCC includes the following:
- the nagB gene encoding glucosamine-6-phosphate deaminase, with translation MKLIETADYADMSRRAAEIITGQVREKADAVLGLATGSTMLGVYRQLAADHRQHGTSYRLVRTVNLDEYVGLGPDHPNSYRHYMNEHLFSKLDIPLHQTHVPNGLAADLDEECRRYERLIDELGGIDLQLLGIGRNGHIGFNEPGTPFSSATHVVKLAASTREANARFFPSLDAVPRQAITMGIATILRSRRIVLLASGAAKAEAIARLVEGIVSPELPASALHLHPDVTIIADQAALTLIPKEKRRVDAP
- the nagA gene encoding N-acetylglucosamine-6-phosphate deacetylase; this translates as MKRWLLKNATVYAETGKIEQGYVLIAGEKVADIGPMSLCPTDIDAKVVELSPQFAVVPGFIDVHIHGAAGADVMDATPAALHTMANTLPAEGTTSFLATTMTAPSEQIEAALRNVARYMAEANRPGAAEVLGVHLEGPFLSPKRAGAQHPRHLVDPDVSLFQRWQEAAGGHIRLVTLAPERDEGLALTAYLKETGVIASIGHSDAVYEEVKAAIAAGVTHATHLFNGMRGIHHREPGVAGGVLMHEEVMCELIADGLHVAPPMVRFAYRNKGSEGLILITDAMRAKCLGDGQYDLGGQEVSVRGGEARLADGTLAGSVLKLGEAIRHVLDYTGCTLEEVIRMASWNPAKQLRVSDRKGSLHPGKDADLVILNEQYEVIMTFCRGVLAYSKPIGTERLGTGGNGHEAHRNS